Proteins co-encoded in one Flavobacterium fluviale genomic window:
- the zwf gene encoding glucose-6-phosphate dehydrogenase encodes MTKNKLKNPTIIVIFGGTGDLAKRKLFPAFQNLYLDGRLSEKFQIIALGRAEKSNEDFRSYVLENLNAFSRKKGISDPETEKFLSHITYHSLDIDKEESYIGLNEKINNFDIAFGERANRLFYLSITPSFISTISSNIKKIGLAANSKQDRIIIEKPFGYDKASAIELNEMLSQTFKEEQIYRIDHYLGKETVQNILAFRFGNSMFEPLWSRNFIDFVQITVAEEVGVEERGGFYEGVGALKDMIQNHLLQILCMTAMEAPASLAADDIRNRKADVLKSIRRIKPEEVDHYIVRGQYDAGAINGKPVPGYRQDKGIAPDSNTETYVAMKIYLDNWRWQGIPFYLRSGKRMEEKQSSIIIQFKPVPHSSFSYGKEGMTPNRLIINIQPAMDIKLQFMTKKPGLSLALRPAEMVFDYFACSTMSPEAYETLLADALAGDPTLFMRWDQVEEAWDAIDTIQQVWKTTAPTNFPNYKAGSWGPEEADELLARQGHKWIPNTQNVKKEEEVLNDTDI; translated from the coding sequence ATGACTAAAAATAAACTAAAAAATCCAACAATCATTGTTATTTTTGGAGGAACTGGAGACTTGGCAAAGAGAAAGCTCTTTCCCGCTTTTCAAAATCTGTATCTTGACGGTCGTTTGTCTGAGAAGTTTCAGATTATTGCCCTTGGAAGAGCAGAAAAATCCAATGAAGATTTTCGCAGTTATGTCTTAGAAAACCTAAATGCTTTTTCAAGAAAAAAAGGAATTTCTGATCCAGAAACGGAAAAATTTCTTTCGCACATTACTTATCACAGTCTTGATATTGACAAAGAAGAATCGTATATAGGATTAAACGAGAAAATCAACAATTTTGACATTGCTTTTGGCGAACGTGCCAATCGTTTGTTCTATTTGTCGATTACACCTTCTTTTATCTCTACAATTTCTAGTAATATCAAAAAAATCGGACTTGCAGCAAATTCAAAGCAGGATCGTATTATTATAGAAAAACCTTTTGGTTACGATAAAGCTTCTGCAATTGAATTGAATGAAATGCTTTCGCAGACTTTCAAAGAAGAGCAGATTTATAGAATCGACCATTATTTAGGGAAAGAAACCGTGCAGAATATCTTGGCTTTCCGTTTTGGAAATTCAATGTTCGAACCTTTATGGAGCCGTAATTTTATTGATTTTGTCCAGATTACCGTAGCAGAAGAAGTCGGTGTTGAAGAACGAGGCGGATTTTACGAAGGAGTTGGAGCTTTGAAAGATATGATTCAGAATCACTTGCTTCAAATTTTATGTATGACGGCAATGGAAGCTCCTGCATCATTAGCTGCAGATGATATTCGTAATCGTAAAGCAGATGTATTAAAGTCAATTCGTCGTATTAAACCAGAAGAAGTTGACCATTATATTGTTAGAGGTCAGTACGATGCTGGAGCTATCAACGGAAAACCAGTTCCGGGATATCGTCAGGATAAAGGAATTGCACCAGATTCTAATACAGAAACTTACGTGGCAATGAAAATTTATCTGGACAACTGGAGATGGCAGGGAATTCCGTTTTATTTGCGTTCTGGAAAAAGAATGGAAGAAAAACAATCTTCTATTATTATTCAGTTCAAACCAGTACCGCATTCTTCATTTTCTTATGGAAAAGAAGGCATGACACCAAACCGACTGATTATCAATATTCAGCCTGCAATGGATATTAAATTGCAGTTTATGACCAAAAAACCAGGTTTATCTCTGGCTTTAAGACCTGCCGAAATGGTTTTTGATTATTTCGCCTGCTCTACAATGTCACCAGAAGCTTATGAAACCTTATTGGCCGATGCTTTAGCGGGAGATCCTACCCTATTTATGCGTTGGGATCAGGTAGAAGAAGCTTGGGATGCTATTGATACAATCCAGCAAGTATGGAAAACAACTGCTCCAACCAATTTCCCAAATTACAAAGCAGGAAGCTGGGGACCAGAAGAAGCTGACGAACTACTGGCACGTCAAGGGCACAAATGGATTCCGAACACACAAAACGTTAAAAAAGAAGAAGAAGTTTTAAATGATACAGATATATAA
- the gndA gene encoding NADP-dependent phosphogluconate dehydrogenase, which produces MNKFDFGIVGLGVMGRNLLLNIASHNFAAAGLDLDTEKVNSLQQEADADHTIEATTDVKHFVELIQQPRAIMLLVPAGKPVDSAIASLLPHLDKGDIIIDGGNTYFTDTDRRFLELSEKGIHFFGMGISGGEKGARFGPAMMPGGDQKAYERLRPIFEAIAAKVDGEPCVEYLGNGSAGNYVKMVHNGIEYGIMQLISEIYDLMKRGYNLDDTTIQKTFEEWNQTHDLKSYLIEITASILKQEDEDGSLLINKISDWAKSKGTGKWTSQNAMDLQVPVPTIDAAVFMRDMSKTKPERIEASEKLVWNGEASDVSTSEAIEALKSALYLSIVVTYAQGLAQLHTASKEYNYGLNLETVAKIWRGGCIIRANILEDFRKAYVAKAALPNLLLDSGIASKLNDNQAGMRAVIQFAVQKGLPVAGLMNSLAYFDAYRSANLPTNLIQAQRDFFGAHTYERIDKEGVFHTQWSE; this is translated from the coding sequence ATGAACAAATTTGATTTTGGAATTGTAGGTCTTGGCGTAATGGGCCGTAACTTACTTTTAAATATTGCCAGCCACAACTTTGCGGCTGCAGGTTTAGACTTAGATACCGAAAAAGTCAATTCTCTTCAACAAGAAGCCGATGCCGACCATACTATTGAAGCTACGACAGATGTTAAACATTTTGTAGAACTTATTCAGCAGCCAAGAGCGATTATGCTATTGGTTCCAGCTGGAAAACCAGTAGACAGCGCCATTGCAAGCTTACTGCCGCACTTAGATAAAGGAGATATTATAATTGATGGTGGAAACACTTATTTTACCGATACAGACAGAAGATTTTTAGAATTATCTGAAAAAGGTATTCACTTCTTCGGAATGGGAATTTCAGGCGGAGAAAAAGGCGCGAGATTCGGTCCTGCTATGATGCCTGGAGGAGATCAAAAAGCTTATGAAAGACTTCGCCCTATCTTTGAAGCAATTGCTGCAAAAGTGGATGGTGAACCTTGCGTAGAATATCTTGGAAATGGTTCTGCTGGAAACTATGTAAAAATGGTTCACAACGGAATTGAGTACGGAATCATGCAGTTGATCTCTGAGATTTATGACCTGATGAAAAGAGGTTATAATTTGGATGATACCACTATTCAAAAAACTTTTGAAGAATGGAACCAGACTCATGATCTTAAATCGTATTTGATCGAAATTACAGCAAGTATCTTAAAACAAGAAGATGAAGATGGAAGTCTTTTGATCAACAAAATTTCAGATTGGGCTAAATCGAAAGGAACAGGAAAATGGACTTCGCAAAATGCAATGGATTTACAAGTCCCAGTTCCGACTATCGATGCGGCGGTTTTTATGCGCGATATGTCTAAAACAAAACCGGAAAGAATTGAAGCTTCTGAAAAATTAGTTTGGAATGGCGAAGCATCTGATGTAAGTACAAGCGAAGCAATTGAAGCTTTAAAATCGGCTTTATACCTTTCTATTGTGGTAACTTATGCGCAAGGTTTGGCACAGCTTCATACCGCTTCTAAAGAATATAACTACGGGTTAAACTTAGAAACTGTTGCCAAAATATGGCGAGGTGGCTGTATTATTCGTGCTAATATTTTAGAAGACTTTAGAAAAGCGTATGTTGCAAAAGCAGCTTTACCAAACTTACTTTTAGATTCAGGAATTGCTTCTAAATTAAATGATAACCAAGCCGGAATGAGAGCTGTTATTCAGTTTGCTGTTCAAAAAGGATTGCCTGTGGCTGGACTTATGAATTCATTGGCTTATTTTGATGCTTACAGATCTGCAAATCTTCCAACAAACTTAATTCAGGCACAGCGTGATTTCTTTGGAGCTCACACGTACGAGCGTATCGACAAAGAAGGTGTATTTCACACACAATGGTCTGAATAA
- a CDS encoding calcium:proton antiporter, whose amino-acid sequence MKQLLQWTIIIPLLSWALFFSGLVDNSSIFQIAASILLILSVMSAVHHSEIIAERVGEPYGTIILAISITVIEVSIIISLMLSEGSEAASLARDTVYAATMLILNGIIGLCLLIGSIKHYEQNFSTSSVTIGLVSLISIIVFTLVFPTFTESVHGSYYSTPQLIFASIACLVIYGSFLFAQTKGYRQYFLTNGGDDESKTHPIEINNKTFYTSMVFLLVSLGIVVLLAKTLSPTIETIIIGYSLPKSLVGVIIAIIILLPEAIAAIIAARKNRLQTSLNLALGSALASIGLTIPSVAAVCIAMNMPIVLGLDIKSIVLLALSVFTVMLSLSKGKSNIVYGVVLLVNLFAFMFLMIYP is encoded by the coding sequence ATGAAACAATTATTACAATGGACCATCATAATACCCCTTCTTTCATGGGCTCTTTTTTTTAGCGGGCTCGTAGACAACAGCAGTATTTTTCAGATTGCTGCCAGTATACTTCTTATTCTAAGCGTAATGTCGGCCGTACATCACTCTGAAATTATTGCAGAGCGTGTTGGAGAACCTTACGGAACAATAATTCTCGCTATTTCCATTACTGTTATCGAAGTTTCTATAATTATATCATTAATGCTTTCCGAAGGTTCAGAAGCTGCTTCTTTGGCAAGAGATACGGTTTATGCCGCGACAATGCTTATTCTAAATGGGATAATCGGTCTTTGCCTTCTTATCGGAAGCATCAAACATTACGAGCAGAATTTTTCCACTTCGTCTGTAACTATTGGTCTAGTTTCTCTGATTTCTATAATTGTCTTTACGTTAGTATTTCCCACTTTTACAGAAAGCGTTCACGGTTCGTACTACTCCACACCACAGCTTATTTTTGCGTCTATTGCATGTCTGGTTATTTACGGCTCTTTTTTGTTCGCACAAACCAAAGGCTATCGACAGTATTTCCTAACGAACGGAGGTGACGATGAATCTAAAACGCACCCAATTGAAATCAATAATAAAACATTTTACACGAGCATGGTTTTTCTTTTGGTTAGTTTAGGAATCGTCGTTTTATTAGCAAAAACCCTATCTCCTACTATCGAAACTATCATTATTGGTTACAGCCTTCCGAAATCTTTAGTTGGAGTTATCATTGCGATAATTATTTTGTTACCCGAAGCAATCGCAGCCATAATCGCAGCGAGAAAAAACAGACTTCAGACGAGTTTAAATCTGGCATTAGGTTCTGCGCTCGCAAGTATCGGATTAACGATTCCGAGTGTCGCAGCAGTTTGCATCGCCATGAACATGCCAATTGTTTTAGGACTTGATATTAAATCTATTGTACTTTTAGCTTTATCGGTTTTTACGGTAATGCTGTCTTTAAGCAAAGGAAAATCAAATATTGTTTATGGAGTTGTGCTTTTAGTGAATTTGTTTGCGTTTATGTTTCTTATGATTTATCCGTAA
- a CDS encoding winged helix-turn-helix transcriptional regulator, which yields MERNQKEEVQALQDTLHVLGGKWRLPIINSICNGNNRFREIERSIPGITTRMLSRELKEMELNMLIKRTEDRDAEIQVKYESTPYCKSFGPVIEEMIKWGKSHRQEIIRKS from the coding sequence ATGGAAAGAAATCAGAAAGAAGAAGTGCAGGCACTTCAGGACACATTACATGTTTTGGGCGGGAAATGGAGACTGCCCATTATCAATTCCATCTGCAACGGAAATAATCGTTTTAGAGAAATCGAGCGCAGTATTCCGGGCATTACTACACGCATGCTTTCGAGAGAACTCAAAGAAATGGAACTCAACATGCTGATTAAAAGAACCGAAGACCGCGATGCTGAAATTCAGGTCAAATACGAATCAACTCCCTATTGCAAATCATTTGGTCCAGTTATCGAAGAAATGATCAAATGGGGAAAATCGCATCGACAAGAAATCATCAGAAAATCATAA
- a CDS encoding response regulator — MPQKNNLHIIIAEDDIDDADVITETFTKNPNFSKVSLVANGEELLNYLKNTENENPDVILTDINMPLIDGIEALQEILNTNELKNIPCFVYSTSINPSYKEKCDHMGVKAYLIKPYSFEAFAEIPKTILSIIEA; from the coding sequence ATGCCACAAAAAAATAATTTACATATCATAATTGCCGAAGATGACATTGATGATGCTGATGTTATCACGGAAACTTTTACAAAAAACCCAAATTTCAGCAAAGTAAGCCTTGTCGCTAATGGCGAAGAACTGCTGAATTATTTAAAAAATACTGAAAACGAAAATCCCGACGTTATTCTTACCGATATTAATATGCCTCTTATTGACGGAATTGAGGCTTTGCAGGAAATTCTCAACACTAATGAATTAAAAAACATTCCGTGTTTTGTGTATTCGACAAGCATAAATCCTTCATACAAAGAAAAATGTGATCATATGGGCGTAAAAGCTTATTTGATTAAACCCTACTCTTTTGAAGCTTTCGCTGAAATTCCGAAAACCATCTTGAGCATTATTGAAGCTTAG
- a CDS encoding sensor histidine kinase produces the protein MEDNKKNINALLAEIESLKEELYESTSIINAIKQGDVDALVVSSNGVPELYSLETADYTYRLLIEKFGQGALSISRNGLILYCNEYFSKLVGMPSESIIGNYLSEYFDNPGQFSQLIEALRYGITTHEILLKSDSTDKTFPAYIALTDLEPAVEAIGIVITDLTEKKKHEEALIRHQKELEEKIHELNKTNRNLEEFIHVISHDLKEPLRKIVMNTGRIDGSYFKEADTKAINVMKLSALRLNSLVDDLVSYSSHTAQEERTEIKLETIISEVIEDFEIIISDKNASIKIGKLPVIKASRVQMRQLFSNLIANAIKYSKTNTPPVIEIYEDENLNTEIPNQSSKFVKVQIKDNGIGMEESHLLKIFIIFQRLHARNEYSGNGIGLAICKKIMENHSGNITVESTLNEGTTFNLFFPIL, from the coding sequence TTGGAAGACAACAAAAAAAATATAAATGCATTATTAGCAGAAATTGAGTCGCTAAAGGAAGAACTTTATGAGTCAACAAGCATTATTAATGCTATAAAACAGGGAGATGTCGATGCGCTGGTAGTAAGCAGCAATGGAGTTCCTGAACTTTATTCTCTCGAAACTGCAGATTACACCTATCGTCTTCTTATTGAAAAATTTGGCCAAGGTGCGCTGAGTATTTCAAGAAACGGACTTATACTCTACTGTAATGAGTATTTTTCTAAATTGGTCGGAATGCCGTCAGAAAGCATAATTGGCAATTATCTAAGTGAATATTTTGATAATCCAGGACAGTTTTCGCAGTTAATTGAAGCACTCCGATATGGAATTACAACCCATGAGATTCTTTTAAAATCGGATAGTACCGATAAAACTTTCCCAGCTTATATTGCTCTAACAGATCTTGAGCCCGCCGTAGAAGCTATTGGAATCGTGATTACCGATTTAACCGAAAAGAAGAAACATGAAGAAGCTTTAATTCGGCACCAAAAAGAGCTCGAAGAAAAAATACACGAATTGAATAAAACAAATCGTAATCTCGAGGAATTTATTCACGTAATTTCCCATGACCTGAAAGAACCTCTTCGCAAAATTGTGATGAATACGGGCAGAATTGACGGAAGTTATTTTAAGGAAGCAGATACGAAAGCGATAAACGTAATGAAGCTGTCTGCCCTGAGATTAAATTCGCTGGTAGACGATTTAGTTTCGTATTCCTCCCATACTGCGCAGGAAGAACGTACAGAAATTAAATTGGAAACCATAATTTCTGAAGTAATTGAGGATTTTGAAATTATAATTTCTGATAAAAATGCCAGTATTAAAATTGGAAAATTACCTGTAATTAAAGCTTCAAGAGTTCAAATGAGACAGCTTTTCTCCAATCTGATCGCAAATGCCATTAAATATAGTAAAACGAATACCCCTCCTGTTATCGAAATTTATGAGGACGAAAATTTAAATACTGAAATACCAAATCAAAGTAGTAAATTTGTAAAAGTTCAGATAAAAGATAACGGCATTGGAATGGAAGAAAGCCACCTGCTGAAAATTTTTATCATTTTTCAGCGTCTGCATGCCCGAAATGAATATTCAGGAAACGGTATCGGTCTTGCCATCTGTAAAAAGATTATGGAAAACCACTCTGGAAATATTACTGTCGAAAGTACATTAAACGAAGGAACAACATTTAATCTTTTCTTCCCCATTTTATAA
- a CDS encoding circadian clock KaiB family protein, with the protein MEDSSDGTSTTKHKFILFVSGMSVKSGHAIENLRKICDTYLKDNYELEIIDISRDKEQAVIHQIVAIPTLIKTHPEPKRIILGDLSDKEKVLYILNISE; encoded by the coding sequence ATGGAAGATTCATCTGATGGCACTAGTACAACCAAACATAAATTCATACTTTTTGTTTCAGGTATGTCTGTTAAATCAGGACATGCAATAGAAAATTTGCGCAAAATATGCGATACTTATCTCAAAGATAATTATGAATTAGAAATAATAGATATCAGCCGCGATAAAGAGCAAGCCGTGATACATCAAATTGTAGCTATTCCTACATTGATAAAAACACACCCGGAACCTAAAAGAATTATTTTAGGGGATTTATCAGATAAAGAAAAAGTATTATATATACTTAATATAAGCGAATAA
- a CDS encoding circadian clock KaiB family protein encodes MKKEVAEWQLLLYIAGQTPKSIKALENIKKYAEEYLKGKYSIEIIDLLKNPQLAEGDQILAVPTLVRKFPEPIRKIIGDLSNEERVLVGLNIKPITA; translated from the coding sequence ATGAAAAAAGAAGTAGCCGAATGGCAATTACTGCTTTATATAGCAGGGCAAACGCCAAAATCGATTAAGGCACTTGAAAATATAAAAAAGTACGCCGAAGAATATCTTAAAGGAAAGTACAGCATCGAGATTATCGATTTGCTGAAGAATCCGCAATTGGCAGAAGGCGACCAAATTTTGGCTGTACCTACTTTGGTGAGAAAGTTTCCTGAGCCGATACGCAAAATTATTGGAGATCTTTCTAATGAGGAAAGAGTGCTTGTAGGACTTAATATCAAACCTATAACTGCTTAA
- the kaiC gene encoding circadian clock protein KaiC: MQEKTKSHSFTFPKTPTGVDGLDEITDGGFPKGRPTLICGGAGCGKTLLSMQFLIKGITDYNEPGVFMSFEEPSDDLTLNVKSLGFDLEQLKKDKKLVVDHVRVERSEIEEAGEYDLDGLFIRLGHAIDSIKATRVVLDTIESLFAGLDNQAILRAELRRLFHWLKTKGVTAIITGERGEATLTRQGLEEYVSDCVIVLDHRVIEQVSTRRLRIVKYRGSTHGTNEYPFLIDEDGISVLPITSLKLDNEVSSDVIPTGVPGLDQMFNGGGFYRGSNILVSGTAGTAKTTVGCYFANEQCQKNEKTIYFAFEESPQQLVRNMKSIGIDLEKHIKKGILQIHSSRPSLNGLELHLLTLRKLIKDFQPTTIIIDPISNLITVGSEQEVRSMLVRLIDMLKANNITALFTSLNKQTDNFRPDLAEESVSSLVDTWITVRDMEGVGERNRGIFIIKARGMGHSNQVREFVITSNGIELLDVELGPQGILTGAARQSHQFKKTISDIKLQNEISRKDREIERKRKVLEANIEALRNEFESAEEELSILKATEELQAKLSSKKNK, from the coding sequence GTGCAAGAAAAAACAAAATCACATAGTTTTACATTTCCAAAAACTCCTACTGGAGTTGACGGACTAGACGAGATTACAGATGGCGGCTTTCCTAAAGGACGTCCAACTTTAATCTGCGGTGGTGCCGGATGCGGAAAAACATTGTTGTCTATGCAATTCCTTATTAAAGGTATTACAGATTACAATGAACCTGGAGTCTTCATGTCTTTTGAAGAACCTTCGGATGACCTTACTTTAAACGTTAAATCACTTGGCTTTGACCTAGAACAGCTTAAAAAAGATAAGAAACTTGTAGTAGATCATGTCCGTGTCGAAAGATCGGAAATTGAAGAAGCAGGCGAATACGATCTGGACGGACTTTTTATTCGTTTGGGTCATGCCATCGATTCTATAAAAGCAACCCGTGTTGTCTTGGATACAATCGAATCTTTATTTGCAGGTCTAGACAATCAGGCGATTCTTAGGGCTGAATTGCGTAGATTATTCCATTGGCTGAAAACCAAAGGCGTAACAGCAATTATTACGGGAGAACGCGGCGAGGCAACTTTAACCCGCCAAGGTTTGGAAGAATATGTTTCTGACTGCGTAATTGTTCTCGATCATCGTGTAATTGAGCAGGTTTCGACCAGAAGACTTCGAATTGTAAAATACAGAGGTTCAACGCATGGAACAAACGAATACCCGTTTTTAATTGACGAGGATGGAATTTCGGTTCTTCCTATTACATCTTTGAAATTGGACAATGAAGTATCATCAGACGTTATTCCGACAGGCGTTCCTGGATTAGACCAAATGTTTAATGGAGGCGGATTCTATCGCGGCAGCAACATACTAGTATCTGGAACAGCTGGAACGGCGAAAACTACAGTTGGCTGTTATTTTGCCAATGAACAGTGCCAAAAGAACGAAAAAACCATTTACTTTGCGTTCGAGGAATCGCCGCAACAATTGGTTCGTAATATGAAATCAATTGGGATTGATCTGGAAAAACATATCAAGAAGGGTATTTTGCAAATTCATTCTTCACGTCCATCATTAAATGGTCTTGAATTGCATTTGCTTACGCTTCGAAAATTGATCAAAGATTTTCAGCCAACGACTATTATTATTGATCCGATCAGTAATTTAATCACCGTCGGCAGTGAACAGGAAGTGAGATCAATGCTCGTAAGGCTTATTGATATGCTTAAAGCAAATAATATAACGGCTTTATTTACGTCTTTAAACAAACAGACGGATAATTTCAGACCTGATCTGGCTGAAGAATCTGTTTCGTCTTTGGTAGATACTTGGATTACGGTTCGTGATATGGAAGGTGTAGGAGAAAGAAACCGTGGTATTTTCATTATCAAGGCCAGAGGAATGGGGCATTCTAATCAGGTTAGGGAATTTGTTATAACCAGTAACGGAATAGAATTATTGGATGTTGAATTAGGTCCACAGGGAATCCTGACAGGTGCTGCGAGACAGTCACATCAGTTTAAGAAAACTATTTCAGATATTAAACTTCAAAACGAAATTAGCAGAAAAGACAGGGAAATTGAACGTAAACGCAAAGTCCTGGAAGCTAATATTGAAGCTTTAAGAAACGAATTTGAATCGGCAGAAGAAGAATTAAGCATTCTGAAAGCAACAGAAGAATTGCAGGCTAAATTATCTTCTAAAAAAAACAAATAA
- a CDS encoding SDR family oxidoreductase, whose protein sequence is MNNLENKVVIITGGNSGIGYATAKQLKEQGAHVIITGRRKEAIEKAAAELDVTAITADQSNISDIENLVTQVKSNFGSVDILFINAGIAGLGTIEQTTEELFDSIMNVNLKGAFFTLSKFIPILKDGASVIFLSSNTASMAGPGSSVYSASKTALNSVMKSAALELAPRKIRVNSVSPGPTETEVMKKVGLDEATIKGIMDVVVEKVPLKQMGRAEDVAKMVAYLSSEAAVFVTGADFIMDGGMSLG, encoded by the coding sequence ATGAACAATTTAGAGAATAAAGTTGTAATAATAACAGGAGGAAACAGCGGAATAGGTTATGCCACAGCCAAACAATTAAAAGAGCAGGGCGCACACGTAATTATTACAGGAAGAAGAAAAGAAGCGATAGAAAAAGCAGCCGCAGAATTAGACGTTACGGCCATTACAGCGGATCAATCGAATATTTCGGATATCGAAAATCTGGTCACTCAAGTAAAATCCAATTTTGGTTCGGTTGACATTTTGTTTATCAATGCCGGAATTGCAGGTTTAGGAACAATTGAACAAACTACAGAAGAACTATTTGATAGTATTATGAATGTCAATCTTAAAGGAGCTTTTTTTACTTTAAGCAAATTTATCCCGATTCTAAAAGATGGTGCTTCTGTAATATTTCTTTCTTCGAACACCGCTAGTATGGCTGGACCGGGATCTTCTGTTTATTCGGCGAGTAAAACTGCTTTGAATTCGGTAATGAAATCGGCGGCATTAGAATTAGCGCCAAGAAAAATCAGAGTAAATTCAGTAAGCCCAGGACCTACCGAAACCGAAGTCATGAAAAAAGTAGGCCTAGATGAAGCAACCATAAAAGGTATTATGGATGTCGTAGTTGAAAAAGTCCCGCTCAAACAAATGGGAAGGGCAGAAGATGTCGCTAAAATGGTTGCTTATTTGAGTAGTGAAGCAGCGGTTTTTGTTACTGGGGCAGATTTTATTATGGATGGTGGGATGAGTTTGGGGTGA